A region from the Kribbella shirazensis genome encodes:
- a CDS encoding DUF4129 domain-containing protein: protein MILFPLEPPVDIDRDQAAQEAAKELSKSTYRDSGSLIERAFGEVMEWIGDLLDSLTGSSPNGHAGLAMLIGLLVLIMVVVLWRAGVLRTSHKTKSQAVFDTARPQSAAEYRALAEREAASGDFALAIRSRFRACVAELTERTVLDERPGRTAYEVVADASQAAPVLRDVLQPAALVFTEVVYGNRPGTPQRYAAVVAADDAARTARVTV from the coding sequence GTGATCCTCTTCCCGCTGGAGCCGCCGGTCGACATCGACCGGGACCAGGCCGCTCAGGAGGCCGCCAAGGAGCTGTCCAAGTCGACGTACCGGGACTCCGGCTCGCTGATCGAGCGGGCCTTCGGCGAGGTCATGGAGTGGATCGGGGACCTGCTGGACAGTCTCACCGGATCCTCACCGAACGGCCACGCCGGTCTGGCCATGCTGATCGGTTTGCTGGTGCTGATCATGGTTGTGGTGCTCTGGCGCGCCGGTGTGTTGCGTACCAGTCACAAGACGAAGTCACAGGCCGTCTTCGACACTGCACGGCCGCAGAGCGCAGCGGAGTACCGTGCACTGGCCGAGCGGGAGGCGGCGTCCGGTGACTTCGCATTGGCGATCCGCAGTCGCTTCCGCGCGTGCGTGGCCGAGCTGACCGAACGGACCGTGCTGGACGAGCGCCCTGGACGGACGGCGTACGAGGTGGTCGCTGACGCGTCCCAGGCAGCACCAGTACTGCGTGACGTGCTGCAGCCCGCCGCGCTGGTGTTCACGGAGGTTGTCTACGGCAACCGTCCGGGAACGCCGCAGCGGTACGCCGCCGTGGTGGCTGCTGACGACGCTGCGAGGACTGCTCGGGTGACCGTATGA
- a CDS encoding DUF4350 domain-containing protein, which produces MSTSVGRSVGESWRALRTPLLVTGLIVLAAIGVLIATSARTSGPFSPDSTDSDGARALAALLEDHNVSVHSTESLDDAVQPGDGKALIIGPSGSLDESDWRRIADARWSHVILIRPSSRALEALAPGVRPTGESLASRSREARCDLPAAVKAGTVTVGGRTYSAPDSATTCYGDGINNTLVRLEVDGRVVDVVGTPASFTNDQLAEDGNAALALNLIGTHQDLTWYLPQYESTYNGPGEDDGPPLIPPDVRYIAWAVAFAVLVVAIWRGRRLGPVVAERLPVIVHAAETTEGRARLYRRSRARDRAAAALRESALGQLHKAHGIPRRADPSAVVATVAARTGRDPAMLYELLYGLPPLTDAALMSLSQELDVLTQEVRHP; this is translated from the coding sequence ATGAGTACGTCGGTCGGGCGGAGCGTTGGTGAGAGCTGGCGGGCGCTCCGGACGCCCCTGCTGGTCACAGGTCTCATCGTGCTCGCTGCGATCGGCGTCCTGATCGCTACGTCTGCCCGGACGTCAGGACCTTTCAGCCCCGACTCCACCGACTCTGACGGGGCACGTGCCCTGGCTGCGTTGCTGGAGGACCACAACGTCTCGGTGCACAGCACGGAGTCGCTGGACGACGCCGTACAGCCAGGTGACGGCAAGGCCCTCATCATCGGGCCGTCTGGTTCGCTCGACGAGTCCGACTGGCGCAGGATCGCCGATGCGCGGTGGAGCCACGTCATCCTGATTCGTCCGAGCAGCCGGGCGCTGGAGGCCCTGGCGCCGGGCGTGCGACCGACAGGTGAGTCGCTGGCGTCCCGCAGTCGTGAGGCACGCTGCGACCTTCCGGCCGCGGTCAAGGCGGGGACGGTCACCGTCGGCGGGCGGACGTACTCCGCTCCGGACAGCGCAACTACCTGCTACGGAGACGGCATCAACAACACCCTGGTGAGGCTGGAGGTCGACGGGCGGGTCGTCGACGTCGTCGGCACGCCGGCCTCGTTCACCAACGACCAACTCGCTGAAGACGGCAATGCGGCGCTGGCCCTCAACCTGATCGGCACGCACCAGGACCTGACCTGGTACCTGCCGCAGTACGAGTCGACATACAACGGGCCTGGTGAGGACGACGGTCCGCCGCTGATCCCACCGGACGTCCGCTACATCGCCTGGGCGGTGGCGTTCGCAGTACTGGTCGTAGCGATCTGGCGGGGCCGCCGGCTCGGACCTGTCGTCGCGGAGCGGTTGCCGGTGATCGTGCACGCTGCCGAGACCACTGAAGGCAGGGCGCGGCTCTACCGCCGCTCGCGGGCCCGCGACCGAGCTGCGGCGGCGCTGCGCGAGTCGGCGCTCGGCCAGCTCCACAAGGCGCACGGCATCCCCCGGCGGGCGGATCCGTCGGCTGTGGTCGCTACGGTCGCCGCACGGACCGGCCGCGACCCAGCCATGCTGTACGAGCTGCTCTACGGTCTGCCGCCACTCACCGACGCCGCACTGATGTCCTTGTCCCAGGAACTCGACGTACTGACGCAGGAGGTACGACACCCGTGA
- a CDS encoding AAA family ATPase, giving the protein MTTTEVTAEQARQALVALRTEIGKAVVGQDTAVTALVLALLCRGHVLLEGVPGTAKTLMVRALSTAMRLDTKRVQFTPDLMPGDVTGSLVYDAKTSEFEFRPGPVFTNILLADEINRTPPKTQAALLEAMEERQVTVDGEPRKLPVPFVVAATQNPVEYEGTYPLPEAQLDRFLLKVTLDIPPRDAEIAVLARHAQGFDPRDLAAAGLRPVAGPEDLTAGQNAVRRVAVREDVLAYVVDLCRATRQSPSLQLGVSPRGATALLAVSRAWAWLSGRDYVIPDDVKAMARPCLRHRVQVRPEAELEGVSADAVLESVLATVPVPR; this is encoded by the coding sequence GTGACGACTACCGAGGTCACCGCGGAGCAGGCCCGACAGGCGCTGGTCGCGCTACGGACCGAGATCGGCAAGGCGGTGGTCGGCCAGGACACCGCGGTGACCGCACTGGTGCTCGCCCTGCTCTGTCGCGGCCACGTCCTGCTGGAGGGCGTCCCCGGTACGGCGAAGACGCTGATGGTGCGGGCGTTGTCGACAGCGATGCGGCTGGACACCAAGCGGGTGCAGTTCACCCCGGACCTGATGCCTGGCGATGTCACCGGGTCGCTGGTGTACGACGCGAAGACGAGTGAGTTCGAGTTCCGACCGGGACCTGTGTTCACCAACATCCTGCTGGCGGACGAGATCAACAGGACGCCGCCGAAGACACAGGCGGCGTTGCTGGAGGCCATGGAGGAGCGGCAGGTCACCGTGGACGGTGAGCCGCGGAAGCTCCCGGTGCCGTTCGTGGTGGCGGCCACACAGAACCCTGTGGAGTACGAGGGCACGTATCCGCTGCCCGAGGCGCAGCTGGACCGCTTCCTGCTCAAGGTGACACTGGACATCCCGCCGCGGGACGCGGAGATCGCCGTACTGGCCCGGCACGCACAAGGCTTCGATCCACGAGACCTGGCCGCGGCCGGTCTGCGACCGGTGGCCGGCCCGGAGGACCTGACGGCTGGACAGAACGCAGTACGACGGGTTGCGGTCCGGGAGGACGTGCTGGCGTACGTCGTGGACCTGTGTCGCGCCACCCGCCAGTCGCCCTCGCTACAGCTGGGTGTGTCGCCGCGTGGAGCCACTGCACTGCTGGCGGTGTCGCGGGCGTGGGCGTGGCTGTCGGGCCGTGATTACGTCATTCCGGACGACGTGAAGGCGATGGCGCGTCCTTGCCTCCGGCATCGCGTCCAGGTGCGCCCCGAGGCGGAGCTCGAGGGTGTCAGCGCTGACGCAGTACTGGAGAGCGTCCTGGCGACCGTTCCGGTGCCACGCTGA